In Halobaculum rubrum, the following are encoded in one genomic region:
- a CDS encoding aryl-sulfate sulfotransferase: MNRRRTGGLALLAALVLVIAGVAPVVGAAAAGGATDGADAVGESAAPAAQSDGLNPCVGTIDEERRPETTTLVSIQGARAGDKTAAMLVGFAPNGSVHGVHNDTADGRWWSYDVDPLPNGELLMATTEPGISVIERIDPATGETTDVTRLENVEDAHDVDYLGDGEFVTVDKGDERNRVVIFDDSGEIVWQWRFGNHTDRFPENGGGPYGKDWTHVNDVDPIGDDTLLVSVRNFDQVIAIDRDTKEVKWTLGEDDDYDILNEQHNPDFIEGEDGRTTVIVSDSENDRVVEYSRTDGGEWERTWSLSGGGLHEPRDADRLPNGNTLVTDRRGHRVLEVTPRGEVVWEVYTPWQPYDAERVGTDPGSEGPTMRQVGAEGDRTMTGGTVFDTEEIESCYAHLTGVERDRLVPEDELWGDGGELGDDATATPGDGGGSDTADGDADDGTDRQWTTVPDESIVETPGFGVGAALTALAAALAFVAVRRR, encoded by the coding sequence ATGAACCGCCGCCGAACCGGCGGGCTCGCGCTCCTCGCGGCGCTCGTCCTCGTGATCGCGGGCGTCGCACCCGTCGTCGGGGCGGCGGCCGCCGGCGGTGCGACCGACGGCGCCGACGCCGTCGGCGAATCCGCCGCACCCGCAGCCCAGTCGGACGGCCTCAACCCCTGCGTCGGCACGATCGACGAGGAGCGCCGTCCGGAGACGACGACGCTCGTGTCGATCCAGGGCGCCCGCGCCGGCGACAAGACCGCCGCGATGCTGGTCGGCTTCGCGCCGAACGGCTCGGTCCACGGCGTCCACAACGACACCGCCGACGGGCGCTGGTGGTCCTACGACGTGGACCCGCTCCCGAACGGCGAGCTGCTGATGGCGACGACCGAGCCCGGCATCTCCGTGATCGAGCGGATCGATCCCGCGACCGGCGAGACCACCGACGTGACCCGCCTCGAGAACGTCGAGGACGCCCACGACGTCGACTACCTCGGCGACGGCGAGTTCGTCACCGTCGACAAGGGCGACGAGCGCAACCGCGTGGTGATATTCGACGACTCCGGCGAGATCGTCTGGCAGTGGCGCTTCGGCAACCACACCGACCGCTTCCCCGAGAACGGCGGGGGTCCGTACGGAAAGGACTGGACCCACGTCAACGACGTGGACCCCATCGGCGACGACACGCTGCTGGTCTCCGTCCGCAACTTCGACCAGGTGATCGCCATCGACCGCGACACCAAGGAGGTGAAGTGGACGCTCGGGGAGGACGACGACTACGACATCCTGAACGAGCAGCACAACCCCGACTTCATCGAGGGCGAGGACGGCCGCACGACCGTCATCGTGTCCGACTCCGAGAACGACCGCGTCGTCGAGTACAGCCGGACCGACGGCGGCGAGTGGGAGCGCACGTGGTCGCTCTCGGGCGGCGGCCTCCACGAGCCGCGCGACGCAGACCGACTCCCCAACGGCAACACGCTCGTCACCGACCGCCGCGGCCACCGCGTGCTGGAGGTCACTCCCCGCGGCGAGGTCGTCTGGGAGGTGTACACCCCGTGGCAGCCGTACGACGCCGAGCGCGTCGGCACCGACCCCGGCTCCGAGGGCCCGACGATGCGACAGGTCGGCGCCGAGGGCGACCGGACGATGACCGGCGGCACGGTCTTCGACACCGAGGAGATCGAGTCGTGTTACGCGCACCTCACCGGCGTCGAACGCGACCGGCTCGTCCCCGAGGACGAGCTGTGGGGCGACGGCGGCGAGCTGGGCGATGACGCGACGGCGACGCCCGGCGACGGCGGCGGTTCGGACACCGCCGACGGCGACGCGGACGACGGCACCGACCGCCAGTGGACGACCGTTCCCGACGAGTCGATCGTCGAGACGCCCGGGTTCGGCGTCGGCGCGGCGCTGACGGCGCTGGCGGCGGCGCTCGCGTTCGTGGCGGTTCGGCGGCGCTGA
- a CDS encoding DUF5787 family protein, with translation MEFAFELALCAHLERATDWVLARQLGGAVAAPGSRVVDVVGLVPGPAFDDRARITDRAIPPVAVESTAGVGEAVPVAEAIDAHPDRARGIADAAVDCGFFSEERRGGTRYVRKATRYPDDWVDELVAIENKPDLGRPGDLQRQLRVDTSLALFDRVVLATESHVTGAHLNRIPEAVGVWRFHPDAGDREVVREATPLDTDGPGVELLAEHPGRTDVALVSADEKARKRRRIAERAYGKGWRTYEFPGCGNCEATDDGRPRCAHFDRVVDPASDCRESCSGWEADDAAATAEERDALRAERTPWVRDPPGVVRRQTGLDRFG, from the coding sequence ATGGAGTTCGCCTTCGAGTTGGCGCTGTGTGCCCATCTCGAGCGCGCGACCGACTGGGTGCTCGCGCGCCAGCTCGGCGGCGCCGTCGCGGCGCCGGGCAGCCGCGTCGTCGACGTCGTCGGGCTCGTTCCCGGGCCGGCGTTCGACGACCGCGCCCGCATCACCGACCGGGCGATCCCGCCGGTTGCGGTCGAGTCGACGGCCGGCGTCGGGGAGGCGGTCCCCGTCGCCGAGGCGATCGACGCTCATCCCGACCGCGCCCGCGGGATCGCCGACGCCGCCGTCGACTGCGGCTTCTTCAGCGAGGAGCGTCGCGGCGGCACGCGCTACGTCCGCAAGGCGACGCGCTACCCCGACGACTGGGTCGACGAACTCGTGGCCATCGAGAACAAGCCCGACCTCGGTCGACCGGGCGACCTCCAGCGTCAGCTCCGGGTCGACACGAGCCTCGCGCTGTTCGACCGCGTCGTGCTCGCGACCGAGAGCCACGTCACCGGCGCACACCTGAACCGGATCCCCGAGGCGGTCGGCGTCTGGCGCTTCCACCCCGACGCCGGCGACCGCGAGGTGGTTCGCGAGGCGACGCCCCTCGACACCGACGGCCCCGGTGTGGAGCTGCTCGCCGAGCACCCCGGCCGGACCGACGTGGCGCTCGTAAGCGCCGACGAGAAAGCCCGAAAGCGTCGCCGGATCGCCGAGCGAGCCTACGGGAAGGGCTGGCGAACCTACGAGTTCCCCGGCTGCGGGAACTGCGAGGCGACCGACGACGGACGGCCGCGCTGCGCGCACTTCGACCGCGTCGTCGACCCCGCGAGCGACTGCAGGGAATCGTGTTCCGGGTGGGAGGCGGACGACGCGGCCGCGACGGCCGAAGAGAGAGACGCGCTCCGCGCCGAGCGCACGCCGTGGGTCCGTGACCCGCCGGGAGTAGTTCGGCGACAGACCGGGCTGGACCGGTTCGGGTAG
- a CDS encoding twin-arginine translocation signal domain-containing protein — protein MDRRGFLAGAAAAGIAGVAGCGTASGTVRPPRVPENRLEEGGWERTRADTEEVLSRTVAGVDVTATAVTRVYDDAALRAAVSKKTLGALDAPLSNVFASRIAFSPNLADIPLESAREELAERAGEVARGQFESQLSSAGLTDISATDAGTLTVETGEAASLTEYSAAFAFDELSFDVRGETITIEEGSVAVEGLLASWIHDGGLLIAGGAYPAENFARTVDRDLSEAITVTVDVDLGLTPDAYREEVRGIVRRVE, from the coding sequence ATGGACAGACGAGGATTCCTCGCGGGGGCGGCGGCCGCCGGTATCGCGGGGGTGGCGGGCTGCGGGACCGCGTCGGGAACGGTTCGCCCGCCGCGGGTTCCCGAGAACCGGCTCGAAGAGGGGGGATGGGAGCGAACGCGCGCGGACACCGAGGAGGTGCTCTCGCGGACGGTCGCCGGCGTCGACGTGACCGCGACGGCGGTCACCCGCGTGTACGACGACGCGGCGCTTCGCGCCGCAGTCTCCAAGAAGACGCTCGGGGCGCTCGACGCGCCGCTCTCGAACGTCTTCGCCAGCCGGATCGCCTTCTCGCCGAACCTCGCCGACATCCCGCTGGAGTCGGCGCGGGAGGAACTCGCCGAGCGCGCGGGCGAGGTCGCCCGCGGCCAGTTCGAGTCGCAGCTCTCGTCGGCGGGGCTCACGGACATCTCGGCCACCGACGCCGGAACGCTCACCGTCGAGACGGGCGAGGCGGCCTCGCTCACCGAGTACAGCGCCGCCTTCGCGTTCGACGAGCTGTCGTTCGACGTGCGTGGCGAGACGATCACCATCGAGGAAGGCAGCGTCGCCGTCGAGGGACTGCTCGCGTCGTGGATCCACGACGGCGGCCTCCTGATCGCCGGCGGGGCGTACCCCGCGGAGAACTTCGCTCGGACCGTCGATCGGGACCTCTCGGAGGCGATCACCGTCACGGTCGACGTGGATCTGGGTCTCACGCCCGACGCGTACCGCGAGGAGGTCCGCGGGATCGTGCGGCGTGTCGAGTAA
- a CDS encoding threonine synthase, with protein MRTTDAFVALRCIDCDARHDPSEVTHRCPDCGGITDPEYDLDTVDLSREDLESRPFDSLWRYEELLPFPRGAAVSMGEGATPLVECPTLAERMGVGAVYVKDEGRNPTGTFKDRGQTGAVTAAVEHGAESIALNSAGNAGQAASAYAARAGLDSHVFLPDRAGFTQKAMTEVHGGDLRIAKGEITDAGAEYAAAMEPGAEGDEAGWYSTKTFVTPYRHDVKKTMGYETIEQLDWDVPDAIVYPTGGGVGLIGMHKAALELRELGFTDELPGMYAAQAEGCAPVVRAWDDGAEAHEAWTDITTACNGIAVPDPGASPWILDAIEESGGGAVATGDAAILDAAIEVAQAEGIEVGATCAAAVSGAFELAERGDLGADDTVVLLNTGAGNKDVDTLRSHLGAREEAAQVTE; from the coding sequence GTGCGAACCACCGACGCCTTCGTCGCGTTGCGCTGTATCGACTGCGACGCCCGCCACGACCCGAGCGAGGTGACCCACCGCTGCCCCGACTGCGGCGGCATCACCGACCCCGAGTACGACCTCGACACAGTCGATCTCTCTCGCGAGGACCTCGAGTCGCGCCCCTTCGACTCGCTGTGGCGCTACGAGGAACTGCTCCCGTTCCCGAGGGGGGCGGCCGTCTCGATGGGGGAGGGAGCGACGCCGCTGGTCGAGTGCCCGACGCTGGCCGAGCGGATGGGCGTCGGCGCCGTCTACGTCAAAGACGAGGGACGGAACCCGACGGGGACGTTCAAGGACCGTGGCCAGACGGGCGCCGTCACCGCCGCCGTCGAACACGGCGCCGAGTCGATCGCGCTCAACAGCGCCGGCAACGCAGGGCAGGCCGCCAGCGCCTACGCTGCCCGGGCGGGACTCGACTCGCACGTGTTCCTCCCGGACCGCGCCGGCTTCACGCAGAAGGCGATGACTGAGGTCCACGGCGGCGACCTCCGGATCGCGAAGGGGGAGATCACCGACGCCGGCGCCGAGTACGCCGCGGCGATGGAGCCCGGCGCCGAGGGCGACGAGGCCGGCTGGTACTCGACGAAGACGTTCGTGACGCCGTACCGCCACGACGTGAAGAAGACGATGGGATACGAGACGATCGAGCAACTGGACTGGGACGTGCCCGACGCGATCGTCTACCCGACCGGCGGCGGCGTCGGCCTGATCGGAATGCACAAAGCCGCCCTCGAACTCCGCGAGCTTGGCTTCACCGACGAGTTGCCGGGGATGTACGCCGCGCAGGCGGAAGGCTGTGCGCCGGTCGTCCGCGCGTGGGACGACGGCGCCGAGGCGCACGAGGCGTGGACGGACATCACCACGGCGTGTAACGGCATCGCCGTCCCGGACCCGGGCGCGTCGCCGTGGATCCTCGACGCGATCGAGGAGTCGGGCGGCGGGGCCGTCGCTACTGGCGACGCGGCGATCCTCGACGCGGCGATCGAGGTCGCACAGGCGGAGGGGATCGAGGTCGGCGCGACGTGTGCCGCCGCGGTGTCGGGGGCGTTCGAGCTCGCCGAGCGCGGCGATCTCGGCGCCGACGACACGGTTGTGCTCCTCAACACCGGCGCGGGCAACAAGGACGTGGACACCCTGCGGAGCCACCTCGGGGCGCGGGAAGAGGCGGCGCAAGTGACCGAGTAG
- a CDS encoding coenzyme F420-0:L-glutamate ligase produces the protein MELFAVPDLPEIREGDDLAALIRDRVDLRPDDVVCVASTVVSKAEGRAFDLDDFPAGPRAREVAARLEEISGEEKDPRFAQAVLEESTEVIMEAPFLLTESRFGHVGVNAGIDRSNVPEHDLLLLPTRPSDSAERISEGLPADRVLVTDTCGRPFRHGQRGVAVGWAGMAPARDWRGESDRDGRELGVTVESVADELAAAANLVAGEGDGGTPAVVVRDFEWGDHGDSDAHFRDVDGDLIRQAIRGWEFDE, from the coding sequence ATGGAGCTATTCGCCGTCCCCGATCTCCCCGAGATCCGGGAGGGGGACGACCTCGCGGCGCTGATCCGCGACCGGGTCGATCTCCGCCCGGACGACGTGGTCTGCGTCGCCTCGACGGTCGTCTCGAAGGCCGAGGGCCGCGCGTTCGACCTCGACGACTTCCCCGCCGGCCCGCGAGCGCGGGAGGTCGCCGCTCGACTGGAGGAGATCAGCGGCGAGGAGAAGGACCCGCGCTTCGCGCAGGCCGTCCTCGAGGAATCGACCGAGGTGATCATGGAGGCGCCGTTCCTGCTCACCGAGTCCCGGTTCGGGCACGTCGGCGTCAACGCCGGGATCGACCGCTCGAACGTCCCCGAGCACGACCTCCTCCTCCTGCCGACGCGACCGTCCGATTCCGCCGAGCGCATCAGCGAGGGGCTGCCCGCCGACCGCGTGCTCGTCACCGACACCTGCGGCCGGCCGTTCCGCCACGGCCAGCGCGGCGTCGCCGTCGGCTGGGCCGGCATGGCGCCGGCTCGCGACTGGCGCGGCGAGTCGGACAGGGACGGCCGCGAGCTCGGCGTGACCGTCGAGAGCGTCGCCGACGAACTCGCCGCCGCCGCGAACCTCGTCGCCGGCGAGGGCGACGGCGGAACGCCGGCGGTCGTCGTCCGCGACTTCGAGTGGGGCGACCACGGGGACAGCGACGCGCACTTCCGCGACGTGGACGGCGACCTGATCCGGCAGGCGATCCGGGGGTGGGAGTTCGATGAGTAG
- a CDS encoding 5,10-methylenetetrahydromethanopterin reductase: protein MLGIELAPEHPVDRMVELGTLAEESGFDSLFVSHHYNNRDAFSVLSRLAAATDDARLGPGVVNPLEFHPATLASKVATLDEASGGRAVFGVGPGDPSTLRNLGLGDGRGLRPVLEAFKTARKLWAGERVDGASTFDADDAGLNYTPPQGADIPVYVGGEGPHMCRMAGKHADGLLFNGSHPDDLAWAREQVEQGKSDRPDSRGEFDLAAYAAVSVAADPNEAREAARPPVAFIAAGAAPPVLERHGIDVDLAGDIGDHIAAGDFSEAFDLVTPAMVDAFCMAGDAAAVADRMAAVLEHADSLVVGSPLGPDLDAAIELAAEAAARATE from the coding sequence ATGCTCGGCATCGAACTCGCGCCTGAGCACCCGGTCGACCGGATGGTCGAGCTGGGGACGCTCGCGGAGGAGTCGGGCTTCGATTCGCTGTTCGTCTCTCACCACTACAACAACCGCGACGCGTTCTCGGTGCTCTCGCGGCTCGCCGCCGCGACCGACGACGCCCGCCTCGGCCCCGGCGTCGTCAATCCGCTGGAGTTCCACCCGGCGACGCTCGCCTCGAAGGTGGCGACGCTCGACGAAGCCAGCGGCGGCCGCGCCGTCTTCGGCGTCGGCCCCGGCGACCCCTCGACGCTGCGCAACCTCGGGCTCGGCGACGGGCGGGGCCTCCGTCCGGTGCTGGAGGCGTTCAAGACCGCACGGAAGCTGTGGGCCGGCGAGCGCGTCGACGGCGCGTCCACCTTCGACGCCGACGACGCCGGACTGAACTACACACCACCGCAGGGCGCCGACATCCCGGTGTACGTCGGCGGCGAGGGGCCGCACATGTGCCGGATGGCGGGCAAACACGCCGACGGCCTGCTGTTCAACGGCTCACACCCCGACGACCTCGCGTGGGCGCGCGAGCAGGTCGAGCAGGGGAAATCCGACCGACCGGACTCGCGCGGCGAGTTCGACCTCGCGGCGTACGCCGCCGTCAGCGTCGCCGCCGACCCGAACGAGGCGCGGGAGGCCGCCCGGCCCCCGGTGGCGTTCATCGCCGCCGGCGCGGCCCCGCCGGTGCTTGAGCGCCACGGGATCGACGTGGACCTGGCCGGCGATATCGGCGACCACATCGCAGCCGGCGACTTTTCGGAGGCGTTCGACCTGGTCACGCCCGCGATGGTCGACGCGTTCTGCATGGCCGGCGACGCCGCGGCGGTCGCCGACCGGATGGCGGCGGTGCTGGAGCACGCCGACTCGCTGGTCGTCGGCTCGCCGCTGGGCCCGGATCTCGACGCGGCGATCGAGCTGGCGGCCGAGGCGGCCGCTCGGGCGACGGAGTAG
- a CDS encoding DUF7573 domain-containing protein: MSEDRSLEEFAGADEDADVDADATNTDATADADDEGGSPEGDHLDAVDPAEPTYDHSPDGAPCAACGERVTRRWRDDGDYVCDDCKVW; the protein is encoded by the coding sequence GTGTCCGAAGACCGATCGCTGGAGGAGTTCGCCGGCGCCGACGAGGATGCCGACGTCGACGCGGACGCCACGAACACCGACGCCACCGCGGACGCCGACGACGAGGGAGGCTCGCCCGAGGGCGACCACCTCGACGCCGTCGACCCCGCGGAGCCGACGTACGATCACTCGCCCGACGGCGCGCCCTGCGCCGCCTGCGGCGAACGGGTGACGCGCCGCTGGCGCGACGACGGCGACTACGTCTGCGACGACTGCAAGGTGTGGTGA
- the mutL gene encoding DNA mismatch repair endonuclease MutL, producing MSRDAEIDAPAVRELSEATVERIAAGEVITRPARVVAELVENALDADAERIEVAVDGDGTDRIRVADDGRGMGREDAVRAVDPHTTSKIRAADDLRGATTLGFRGEALAAVADAGRLELVTNDGSAVGTRVAVTGSEKAVEDAGRARGTTVVVTDLFGDRPARRESLASPAREFGRVTELLTSYALARPDVAFSLEHDDRETASTPGTGLRDALVALYGRETGGESTAVTHRAGIDLADRAADLAVEGRLCYPSTTRSTRDHVHVAVNGRPVRDDDIRRAVARGYGSLLPSAREPVAVVHLDLPAWAVDPNVHPAKERVAIRGGDAVVDAVEAGVREALTTADLRRSGEVAMDLDTSLAPVEAAESDFADATVLGVLRDLYVVCESGDDLLVVDQHAAHERVNFERLRAALAEEAVPSAELDPAETVTLDPPTAAAVEENRGELSTLGFSVDPFGGTTYRVTAVPAPLGRVADADALRGVAADLRESGGRGGADSLREELLADLACHPSLKAGDALDRETATRLVERLGECEQPYACPHGRPTVLSVAASTLAEGFERHGSR from the coding sequence GTGAGCCGCGACGCCGAGATCGACGCTCCCGCCGTCCGCGAACTGTCCGAGGCGACCGTCGAGCGCATCGCCGCCGGCGAGGTGATCACCCGGCCGGCCCGCGTCGTCGCCGAACTCGTGGAGAACGCGCTCGACGCCGACGCCGAGCGGATCGAGGTGGCGGTCGACGGCGACGGCACCGACCGGATCCGCGTCGCCGACGACGGGCGCGGAATGGGCCGGGAAGACGCCGTCCGCGCGGTCGACCCCCACACGACGAGCAAGATCCGGGCGGCCGACGACCTCCGGGGGGCGACGACGCTCGGCTTCCGCGGCGAGGCGCTCGCGGCCGTCGCGGACGCCGGGCGACTGGAGCTGGTGACGAACGACGGCTCAGCCGTCGGAACACGAGTGGCAGTGACGGGGAGCGAAAAGGCGGTCGAAGATGCCGGCCGCGCCCGCGGCACCACGGTCGTCGTGACCGACCTGTTCGGCGACCGGCCCGCGCGCCGGGAGTCGCTGGCGTCCCCCGCGCGGGAGTTCGGCCGGGTCACAGAGCTGCTCACCTCGTACGCGCTCGCCCGGCCCGACGTGGCGTTCTCGCTCGAACACGACGACCGGGAGACGGCGTCCACCCCCGGCACCGGGCTCCGCGACGCGCTCGTCGCGCTGTACGGCCGGGAGACCGGCGGCGAGTCCACGGCGGTCACGCACCGTGCCGGGATCGACCTCGCCGACCGCGCTGCGGACCTCGCGGTCGAGGGGCGGCTCTGTTACCCCTCCACGACGCGCTCGACGCGGGATCACGTCCACGTCGCCGTGAACGGACGGCCCGTCCGCGACGACGATATCCGGCGGGCCGTCGCCCGCGGATACGGGAGCCTGCTCCCGAGCGCCCGGGAGCCCGTCGCCGTCGTCCACCTCGACCTCCCCGCGTGGGCGGTCGACCCGAACGTCCACCCCGCGAAAGAGCGCGTCGCGATCCGCGGCGGCGACGCCGTCGTCGACGCCGTCGAGGCCGGGGTCCGGGAGGCGCTGACGACCGCCGACCTCCGGCGGTCGGGGGAGGTGGCGATGGACCTGGACACCTCGCTCGCCCCCGTCGAGGCGGCCGAGTCGGACTTCGCCGACGCGACCGTACTCGGGGTCCTCCGCGACCTGTACGTCGTCTGCGAGTCCGGCGACGACCTGCTCGTCGTCGACCAACACGCCGCCCACGAGCGCGTCAACTTCGAGCGCCTGCGGGCGGCGCTGGCCGAGGAAGCGGTGCCGTCGGCCGAGTTGGACCCGGCGGAGACGGTGACGCTCGACCCGCCGACGGCCGCCGCCGTCGAGGAGAACCGCGGGGAACTGTCGACGCTCGGCTTCTCGGTCGACCCGTTCGGCGGGACGACCTACCGCGTGACGGCGGTGCCGGCGCCGCTGGGGCGCGTCGCCGACGCGGACGCGCTTCGGGGGGTCGCGGCCGACCTCCGGGAGTCTGGCGGCCGCGGCGGCGCCGATTCCCTCCGGGAGGAGTTGCTCGCGGATCTGGCCTGTCACCCCTCGCTGAAGGCCGGCGACGCGCTCGACCGCGAGACGGCGACTCGGCTCGTCGAGCGACTCGGCGAGTGCGAGCAGCCGTACGCCTGCCCGCACGGTCGGCCGACGGTGCTGTCGGTGGCGGCGTCGACGCTTGCGGAGGGGTTCGAGCGCCACGGCTCGCGGTGA